Below is a genomic region from Rana temporaria chromosome 3, aRanTem1.1, whole genome shotgun sequence.
GTGTTGTTATTGAAGACCTAACAACTTCCTGTTTATATACAAATTTTACCTAAACAAAGAAATTATGAAAGAGTTAATGAAGCCCACACTATTCTAGCTTGCAATTTTAGAGAACACTGAGCAACAAAGGCTGCACATACCATTAAAGACCTTAAAAAAGGACCTACACTACGATCTAGACATCTTGTTACTATTACTTCCATATTTATAATCTTAACTATACCACCAATAGCAAACCAATTGATATGATTCtacctaaaataaatacatatctcTCTGCCAATAACATTTCTAAATTTACTGCAAAAGACATTAAACTCTTGAAAGACCCAAATATATGTGAAGAAATTCAAGAGCTTATCAAATTCCTACTGGGCAGTAGATCCCTAGGCCTGGGCGGCCTGTACTTTCCAACATCTCCTCAACATATACAGATACACTGACTTCCACCTATCTGCTTGGTAATTCACCACCTAATGATTCTAAAGATACCACAAAGTTACTTATACATGTACTAACTGTAACAATATGATCAACTGCGTCTCATTAGAAGCAGATGCATGGCTCAAATAAACCAGATTTTTACACTTGTACTCATTTAATCACTCATGGAAGTTAGAATACACAATACTCTAAAATCTATAGGTAAGTGGGAGAGCCCTGGTTAGTTTTTGATGCAGTGTCACATACCTGATGGCTTTGAGCCTAAATTGCAAATGAAGGTCTCCTTAGGGCTCCCACTTGTGCTCCCCTGGTAAGGTAACAGAAGGCACAGGAGAAAGGAGTGGTACGAGTGTCTAGGAGGACCAACAGAGGAGGATATGGACCAGACGCCCGGGAACTTCCTTGCAGTAACTGGGATACAGGAACTGGAGCAGCTGACTGGCttagcagacaggatcaggaacagctcagcagactggaccAACTTAGCAGACTGgttcagcttagcagactggatcggAACCAGGAATAGATAGGACTAACACAAGGATAGTCAGACAGGCCAAGTCGGGTATCAGGCGAGCAGCaaaggtacagaggtgcgggCAGAAGAGTAGTCACAAGCAGGCCAagatcaggtgcaggcggataACTGGATGGTCACAGGTAAGCCAGGTTTTTCACAGGTAACAGTCTCAGATCAGGTTTTAAGGCACACATACACTGTAGAGAAGACAGCAGGCACTGTATGCGACAGGCAGGTTTAAATAGCCCACCTGGCACCAACAGAGGTGCACATGTGCGCACACATGTGCGTGCACAATAGCACCCGAAATCGTGAACCAGGGAGCCCAGAGCGCCtattactggcaggatcttcatgacataCAGACAAATAAAAGAGGGTGGGAGTAGGAATGGTGCTAGCTTTATAGTGTGCAGTACTGATAAATTGGGTATTTTTATAGGCACAATAATGGATATTCACATACAAATATTAGAGCATACTGAATGAAATCTTAATTTAAATTTCTTTGTGTTGAGACTAAAAGAACAATGCTGTTGATATAGTACTAGTGATGTCCACTCAAAAAAAGGTGTAAAATATGACAGAGAAAAATTAAATAAGTGCcgctattaaaataaaaataaaataaaaataaaaataccattaaATATTGgaaaaaagtgctttgtgcttcGTGCTTTTATGAACATCTAGTTATATGCTTCACACGGTGATCCACTCCAATCTGTGCTCCTATACGGACCGCACTCATCAGACTTATACCCCCTCTTGGGGTCCACAGCgttcacagtgtatgccactgtgcagcactctggcaaAGTCACGTCCTGCTGTGATCCTGGTTGTGCTCTCAGTAGTTAACCCATATGCAGGAAAAAGAAAGTGGTCCCAACATAGTGTAGTCctgtttaaaaaactatttttattgtTAAAACAAATGGGTACTCACAATATTGTTGAATCAACAGAGCATTGATTTGGCATACAGAAAACGGAAGTGTTAGTGGCGTTCTGTCAGATCGCTTGATCGGTTTTGTCGacctgacgtcatctggagcatCCTGAACACCACAATCGtggaaaatccacggaaaagtttgtttgaagtccgatcgtgtgtacgaggctttacactgtccaatgtgacgcAGCACAAAGGAGATAAGCTGACTAAGCTGGCTaagatattaaagcgggggttcaccctataaaaaatttctaacactacatccagcccagttctgcaaataaaattgcactgacctttttttttttcgccgtagatagcgtttatccttagaattcaccgcggcttccgggtagggaatcccgcgggagtgggcgttcctattgacattccaattgattgacatgctaaacgagggTGCAtatagcgcgtcacgacttcccgaaagaagcttgggtcggctcggctctattcggcgcttgcgcaccggcgccgaatagagccgagccgacccgagcttctttcgggaagtcgtgacgcgctgtatgcgccgtcgtttagcatgtcaatcaattggcatgtcaataggaacgcccactcctgcgggattccctacccggaagccgcggtgaattctaaggataaacgctatctacggcgaaaaaaaaaggtcagtgtaattttatttgcagaactgggctggatgtagtgttagaaattttttatagggtgaacccccgctttaagtaagatacatcactcactaactacactgcccattcgAAAGTACGATACAAGCACACAAATttacaaacagacaaagaaacagatttacaaaacacacaaatgaaaatacgaacagacaaaggatttaaaatccggaatgcaaatcgttcgttatagatgtcattttcgttcttttgctgtttcggtgtttcgtatattagtaagattgtccaatcgtacattcgtattttcgcttgttcgttatttggcttattcgtaattccgtaattttcgtattttggttctttcagcttttcgggtGGTtggaattgatccgaatgtacgaatactaacaaatctgtacgaaaatccattcattacgaacgggaacgcacatgtctattgtTCACTTTCCATAGAGAACCTTTTACTTTTGTGTTCACAGATTTCAATACTATTTACAGCTTGTCATAGCTACTGaagcgctgcacttttattattttttactgtgtACAAGAGCTGACAATCTAATAGAATGGGATGGAGTgatcaagaaataaaacaaagaaaCTAAAATTTAAGTAAATAGAAGCCAGTACATTTTCTTCTTCATGCAGTTAGGAAGTCGTCCACTGAAAGAAAATACATCTAAAAATAATGTCCCCATATATCAATTATTATAGATCCCATGGAAATATAATTATGCATTTCATACTCCCCATAGCTCTTGTGATTTATTTTGCTTACCTATAAAAGTCACACTACTCTATGATCATAAAATTCAACACTTGCAGGGCAAATGTTTCTATATGATACTATTATTCTCAATATTATTGGTATTATTTTTACTATCCTATTCAACTATAtaatattttacttatttattttttattcataaatagaatagaaaccaatcaggttttatagtcaaagcttaattgaacaagccgatggctaccatgcacagctgcaccagattttgcactctccagttttagcaaatcaacccctttgtgtctTTATTGCTCCTGCTGCTAAAAATGTGTGGCAATCATTTTACTATTCAAATCTAGCCATTGGTGTCttccttattttctttctttccttccttatcTTCAATGTTAAggttatggataaaaaaaataagaccatAATCACTGTGATTTATCTCTTAGGGTTTCATATTCCACACACTGCAACATTTTTGGTATTCTTTGTATTTCTTCTGATTTATTGTGTGACAATATGTGGAAACCTTCTGATCATCTCACTGGTGTCCTACAGCAAATCCCTCCATTCCCCCATGTACTTCTTCCTCACCCAACTGTCTGTATCTGATATATTATTAGCAAGTGCTGTTCTTCCTAATATGCTCCATGCTATTTTGGAGGAAAATGCTGCCACCATCTCATTTTCTAATTGTATCACCCAGTTGTATTTCTTTGCTGTCTCAGAATGTTCAGAGTGTCTTTTGCTGACAGTGATGTGTTATGACAGATATTTGGCCATCTGTAAACCATTGCATTATACTCTGTTAATGAGTCATCGGTTTTGCTGGATAACAGTTATCACAAGTTGGAGTTTAAGTTTTCTCATGGCATCATTTTATAATGTAGTGATATCGACAATACAGTTTTGTGGTCCCAATATTATCGATCATTTTTTCTGTGAATTTGACCCAATTCTAAAACTGTCCTGCTCCGATACAACCATTGTTCAGCTAGTATTAACATCAACAACTGTCGTTTTTGGTTTCATCCCAGTTATTATAATCATTGTGTCGTATGTTTATATTATAGTCACCATTTTTAAAATCCCGACTATTACAGGAAGACGGAAAGTTTTCTCAACATGCAGCTCCCACCTGATTGTTGTTTCCATGTTTTATGGTACCATTCTGTTTGTGTATTTGGTACCTAGAAGAGAACAGTCATTAAACATTACTAAATTTGTGTCATTATTGTACACTGTATTTACCCCACTTATGAATCCAATTATATACAGCCTGAGGAATAAGGACTTGAAACAAGTTGTAGGTAGAATTGGCAACAATTTTTTGAAGTTGCTTTTCCATcattattaacctgcctggcggtattcccgagtctgactctgggttagattttcctgctgcgagcggtaaccccgagtcagactgggGCTTGCTTCGCTGGatgcacagggagtgtttacttaccttgtccctggatccagcgatgccaccgcgctgtgtgagcgagcgggacctcgctcgattcacacagcgtcctcctgtgccgccgatctccgttccctgcgacgttacgacgcacgggagcggagatcggcgccaaattcaaaaaagtaaacaaacacattacatacagtatactgtaatcttatagattatagtactgtatgtaaaaaaaaacacaccccccttgtccctagtggtctgcccagtgccctgcatgttcttttataaaataaaaacgtttctttctccctgcaaactgtagattgtccatagcaaccaaaagtgtccctttatgtcaaaaatagttttagatcagctaaaaaacagcgataataaattataatcacttgcagaattgtgcgatagcgatttgtggggaaattcatcataaaaaaaaaaataatgacagcgacaattctgcaactgagcaaatttcagtgattttgatttgattacattattgaataatttttattataattatattattatttgttataattatttataattatttattatattataattttgtttttaaaaaaatgtcatacccgggatgcctattagaatcttgtttggtcagatttaagtgagttatttctaaaaattacagacctacaatataaaacgccaaattgttttttctgaaagaatcataccgccagggaggttaaattgtacaagttacttaaccacttcaatacagggcacctatacacccttcctgcccacaccaattttcagctttcagcgctctcacactttgaatgccaattactcagtcatgctacactgtacccaaacacatttttataattttttttcacacatataggtatttaatcaccactgttttttttgcaACATAAGAGAAAAAATTGTgccgttataaaaaaaaaaaaaaaacacatttgttttagtttctatacatttttttttgcaaataagtaatttttgttcataaatttgggccaaactttatactgctacatatctttggtaaaaaaaaataacccaaataagtgtatattatttggcctGTGTGCCAGTTATACAAGTCTACAAGCTATGAtgcaaattattaaaaaataatcacACCTGATGCACtgactcatttcttgagaccctgaaatgtcaggacagtacaaatacaacccaaattacccatttttggaaaatagtcagtccaatgtatttagtaagaggcatggtgagttttttgaagttgtaattttttcccacaattatttttaaaattaagaaatgtttttctttttgttttgtttttttacacaaaattgtcataataacaagttatttctctcacacagaATAGGCAAACtttaaattacaccccaaaatacattcagctactcctcctgagtatggcgataccacatgtgtgggactttttcacagcctggccacatacagaggcccaacatgcagggagtgccgcgtacacacaatcaaattTTCCAATGTAATAAAATCTGAttgaattttccatcggaattccaaagaagctgacttccatcagtcttgcctacacactgtcagactaaattctgcCTGTTCaaaatgtggtgacgtaaaacactatgacgagtgtcgtagtgttttacatcaacttacgtcttgattctgagaatgcgtggatttttctcggatggaattccacacagacgatcaaaatattctattgttttttttttctcatcggaaaaatttaaaacatgttctattttcttactccgatggaaaaaagtctgatggggcctacacacgatcagaatttccgatgaaaaaagtcctaaCGCCCtttcacacttttgaaggccctggagcacaaggacaatggaattacccgcAAAATGACacaattttggaaagcaaacacctgcaaagttcatttttttccacaagtctTTGGAAaacgtggaaagaaaatgaaaacctatttttttttttttttacagaaagtggttaatgtataagatatttctaacacgcAGGATGTACATAGaaacaattacaccccaaaatacattctgctactcgtcATGAGTATGGTGATACTGCATGtgggagacttttacacagcctagccacatacagaggcccaacatgtcaGGCATTCTAGAGCATAAATTACACGTAAAATATCCTaacaacctattacactttttCAAGGCCATGGAGTACCAGGACAATTGAATTGGCGTCAAAAttaccctattttggaaagcaaacaccgttgcaacatatattctatgaggcataatgagtcttttgaacggttcattttttttccctcaagtcattggaaaacatgaaaagaaaattaaaacaaagtTGTCCatgtataagatatttctaacccAAAGCATGTACAcagcaaaactttattttatagTAATTTTAAAAACACCAATCTAATCCTTGCAGTTACAAAGAATAAACCTATATTGCAGTTGAATGATCCTACATGGCCTCATGATCATCTATTTCTCATTTCTAGAGTATAGCACATAATATTTAAGGGAAACCCCTACCACATATATTTGTTTTCTGTAGGGGGTGATTCACTATCTAAAGGCTGTCACCTAGAAGGATTTAATGGGATTATGTTCAAAAGTTGGAAATAAATCAATTGAGGTCAATGTTGTATTtcatgtcaaatctttttttttcattgatacatgtaccctggggcaggaccatgcatataagcctttaaaattagcacttttcatttttcatgtttgtgtcccctaGACTAGTggccatcaaccctgtcctcagggcccactaacaggccagattttatgtattaccttggggagatgcagactagaatactccaatcactgagcagcaaattatatcacctgtgacgtatttcagttatcttgcaaacctggcctgttagtgggccctgagcacAGGTTTGATAACCACTGCCTTAGTCTTTAACGGTGTGCGTGTGttcgaacaaatgttttgcctgctcgcaagttctggtgcaaaccaaaccggggggggggtgtttggctcatccttaatgaggaggctctgatgggcacttattggcagtacttgtgggcactgattggcagcactagtgGGAACAGATTAGCTGAACTGGTGGCCACAGATTAGCAGCAGTGTTggacactgttgggactgcagtgataatcaggacactgataactaatgccctgattatcagtgtacatgtccctttttgagaagccggttatcggctctcttctcctctcttcatgCCGTCAGTATGAGGAGAGGAGTGCCAATAACCAGGTTCTATTTacatccgtgatcagctgtgattggaaacAGCTGATCATGTAGTAACAAGCTGCTGATTGGCTTTCTATCTCAATCTGTAATTAGCAGACATTCTGGACACTTTGATCACAGGGCGTGCCGTGAGCGGGTGCGATCATGGGAGGCCGTCATATGGCACTCTTCTAGAACTAGCTGGccacgctgtagctgtcattcagctatagtttggtcggcaagtagttaaagtccaGCATAGGGTAGTGCCAGACTGCCACGGATTTCCCCATTAGGGGTCAGACTAACTAACCAGGATTTAGTCATAGCAGCTAGGACAGACAGTGGCATTCGATACGGAAGAGAAACAGTGATCAACATGTACACTCATTCAGTGAACACGAGAGACCTTAGAAGGGCTAAATTTAGAGTCTAGGGGGACACCTGGTCTTTTCTTGAGGATGGATATAGGTTTTACTGCTAATGGACTCACTAGAGCCGTTTATTACCTAGGAAAGGAGCCTCTAAAAATTCTGAGATGCTGGGATCCCAGGGGAGTACAGTCCAATGTGGCAGGGGTTCACACAGAGACACTAGCAGGGGGTAGGTATAAATGGGGTCACATATAATCACTGGAAGAAGGCTTGAGTGAACTTTGACACAGAGCAGGaattaataaagattttttttttgttttacgttTACTAATTGTTTAAAATCTGAGATACCTTTGATAGTCAGTAAGATTGTTTTAAACATAAATTTAATAAACATTCCAGAAAAAAATATCACAgccattggggctgatttacatgTTTATAATAATAGATGAGGTATATGTAACTCAGTATCATAAATCAATACTGGAAGCATGGCCTAAATCAGTGTTGTTAGGCAGTTATAACCAAAGGCAATAATTTGAAGTAACAACCCATAAAAACATCTTCAAAACGTTTGTTTGGCCATTTCAAATAACTGTAATTTAAACcttgtaaaacaaaacaaataaataatagacAATATTTCAGCGTTGGGATAATATATTTGTGTTGTTAAGTATTGTATAACCACAGATGTGTTAAACCAGAATGCTCATTTATACAAACATTCATAAGCAGACATTTTCTAAAGTTCCATCTATGTCAAACTCAGAAGAGTTTTCAAATCATTTTCTGAGTTGCACAGACTTTGGAAaacttaattaaccacttgagtacCAGCCTGTAATACCCTTTTCATAACATGACATTTTTCAGTGCTGTAATAGTTGACTGACAATTACTTGCTCATTCAGCACggtacccaaatattttttttttcttctttcaatacatttttattaaagttatCATAGAACAAATGAAGGGCATAAGAAAATAGAGACAGAGCATACAAGGTATAACGCTTCCAACCCAAAGGCTACTCCAGACAACAGAAACCCTAACAACATGTAGAGAAATCAATAATTGTGTTGACCTGGTCTGGAAGGCTGGGTCATGGGCAAAGTGGGCCCCCCAGGGCCTCAAAATGTTAGGTCAAAGATAGGGAGGAAAGACCCCCACAAAGTAAATGTATCAAAAAATGGGTTTTGAGAGGAGGAAGTTGTATCGATACAAACTAGTAAAATAAGAGGGATAGAATAAAGCAGATGAAAGAGAAAGGAAACAAAAGGAAAAGgacagagaagaggagggagggataCACCAGTCTCCCAGCTGACACCTGGTCAAGGTACCTCATGAAACACTGGGAATCAGGGAAACGCCCACATATAAGGCCCAGGGTTCCCAAATAGCCTCAAATGTGTGTCTTGCAACGAGCTAACCAGCTTCTCTTGGGACATGATCCAGGAAATTTTCCTTTTAGAAGCTGTTAAGGAGACTTTGGGATTCGTCCAGGCCCT
It encodes:
- the LOC120930676 gene encoding olfactory receptor 1468-like, whose translation is MDKKNKTIITVIYLLGFHIPHTATFLVFFVFLLIYCVTICGNLLIISLVSYSKSLHSPMYFFLTQLSVSDILLASAVLPNMLHAILEENAATISFSNCITQLYFFAVSECSECLLLTVMCYDRYLAICKPLHYTLLMSHRFCWITVITSWSLSFLMASFYNVVISTIQFCGPNIIDHFFCEFDPILKLSCSDTTIVQLVLTSTTVVFGFIPVIIIIVSYVYIIVTIFKIPTITGRRKVFSTCSSHLIVVSMFYGTILFVYLVPRREQSLNITKFVSLLYTVFTPLMNPIIYSLRNKDLKQVVGRIGNNFLKLLFHHY